GATCAAGAATTCTAgttatggaggtgcatttactTTGCTTATGCTGTGTTATATTACATATACTTTGACATTTTGGTATGTCATGGTTTATTTTTATCAGACCATTTTTAACTTCTTGCACCAGTTGTATTTTTACACTCAAAGGTAACTTTGATCAAACTTATCAGAAAAAAAGGATAAGAAAAGAATGGAGTAACTCTGGTCACAAACTTgctgtttgtttttttagtcTTGAGTGATATAAATGTGGCatcttttctttataatataaactttagtCAGTGTCTTCTGGTGGCTTGCAATTGAACGTACTGCACTGTAATTAATGAGAGGTGGATTTGTGATAAATTGCTATTCTTAAAACTCAATAATGCACACTAGCTTTAAATCATGTGGACCAAATGAGAGGAAGTGTCAACAGAAAATTTCCCCTTTTTTCCCCATTTCATGGTATTAAATATTGATCGCTCATGCAAATACTAGGTCAACAAGAGTATCTCATTAACGCTTATGTGTGTAAATATAATACAAAAGCATGTATTAACAGACACATGCACAAAGTCACTCATATTTACTGTCTACATAGGTTGTACTGCTCAAAATTGTTGGGAGCATCTGTCATGGTTTGCATTGTGGGTGAGCTCTTATTAATTGTTTGCATAACATAGTTGCCTCTAATCTTTTCATGCAGTGCACCTTTGTTGATAACTCTGTTCAAGTGGAGGGTGCAAGAGATTACGGACACATACATATATCTGAGGTTTAGTCATTAAACTCTTCTTTTGGAAATTATCATGCTGCATGCGCTTCCTTATTGGCCTATGTCTTGTCTGATGCACCTTCTTGGTTTCTTATTGTGTTTTTGCTATGAGATTTTACCAGATAATAGGTCATGCAGAGAGATTTGAGAACAAAGCAATTCTTCTAATCCACTTTTCAGCTCGTCATACAGCTGAGGTACTTCTATATAAAGCAATTCTTTTGtctaatttattcttaaagtcTCCTCAATGGATCAGTCACAGGTTACAGCCCACATAATGAGTTCTTTCTGCTCTTCTAGCAGCAAATCAGTTCTATCAGCAAGATATTATCTCTTCTATTTGATGAATCCCCCACTACCAAGTAGTGAATTAACTCATTGGTTGCCATACAGCACAGAAGCATGGGCATAGGTGGTAATATTGACTAAAAAGAGTCGTCATCCTGCTATTAAGCCTTCTTACATTTAAAAAGTTGAACAGAGCAGTAGTGTGTGTGATAAACTTCGTAAATCATTGTGGGTCTATTCTATGGGATGGTGCAGTTGTATCTTATAATGTCCTTAATGGTAATTATATTGTTAATTTGGTACTTTGATTTGTCAGGAAATTCAACAAGCTGTATCTGCTTTGCCTTCACCTTTAGCAGGTCGAGTTTTTGCGCTCACAGAAGGTTTCTGATGGGACCTGGAGTAGTGTTTTTCTGTTTTGGGCACCTAAAATCCTGTTGCCACTTTGGAGTCAGTGGATTCATGCAACCCCCACTACTAGCTCAGAAAACTGAGTTGGTGACATTGTGATTTTGAAGCTTATGGGTTTATGTAGGCCCCCCAATTTTCAAGAAGAATTCCAGCAGGATGCTTAGTCGGGAATGTTCTTTAAAGCTTGTTGGTTTTCTCGGGAATTTTAAGTTCTTGAGATGCCATatccatttcttctttttccctgGGTGGCTGCAAGGGTGTGTAGAAGGAGGGGGGATTAAATTGGCTAAACGTTGGTCCTCTAATTTGTCTCAATATACTGATTTTAATTGCTTTCATTCTGGCTCAACGCAATTACCTTTTGATACAATGTAGTAAGAGCACATTTTTTGTGTGACAACTGACTAAAGATCTcgaaaaaaaatgattcataAAGCTGAGAGCCTGAGAAAGCTCATGTTGACGAATCAGTTGAGTGGTAGATTTGAATGCTTTTTGTCAATTAAAAAGACTTTGGGGATTAACTCAATACAGATAAGAGGAATGATAGGAAGGCAATatttttcacaagatttttcataattgttgacAGTCTGTTGTACTTAAAATAACATCACTTTCACTTAAGTTAATTATTGTACATGACGGTAAGGCACTAAATTACTACTTTGACAATTACACACCATTGGAAAGGTAAAGCTAATGAAAATGAGAGCATAGATTTTTGATGGTCCCATTAGGAAGGTAAAGCTAATGAAAACGAAAAcgtaaaggaaaatgaaaacgtAGATTTATAGTGTGGAAATTCTATATTGGGAGAGGGAGAAACACTTGGGTTCAAGTTAGTCGAATagtctattattttatataaaagatGTGTGTTTACAATGgagtaaaagagaaagaaggcgAGAAGGTATATTCCATTGTAGAAAGGGATTTAGTGTCTTTTTTTAGGTCCTTCATCATCCTTTTATAGTGATTGAGGTAAACATGTGTTGCTTTCTTATTAGATAAGGTGTTactttcttattattttctACAAAAGATGTGTATTTACAATGGagtaaaagagaaagagggCGAGAAGGTATATTCCATTGTAGCAAGGGATTTAGTGTCTTTTCTTAGGTCCTTCATCatccttttatagtggtggaggTAGACATGTGTTGCTTTCTTATTGGATAAAGTGTTACTTTCTTATTAGAGAATGACATAGTTAAGTCttaacaaaaactataaatcaTGCATATGGTGCCTTATGCACTCATGTTTGTGCATGTATTTGGGATGCATTAACATACCGGTCTTTTGTTAGAATATGGCCACAATATGTTATTGTAATCGTAGTGGTTCCTAGCTCCGACTTATAGTTGGCATTGTTTGCGTTATTTTTCACCCACAATCCATTATTCCCAATaaccaataattaataactaGTAGCTATATGTCATTTCCAGTATCTAAAGGTTAATGGTTATATGCCTTCGTATCTCAATCCATGCCCAATTTCAAAATGCTTGTGTGTTGTGATTGAATTAAATCATTTACACGTGGGATCACTGCTAAATTTTGGTGAAAAGTGGGATTATTATGCACTAATCATAACTTGATGTTTAAACTTTCCGCTTAAGCATTTGGTGGAATTGGGTGTATTCCTAGAGTTTTTATCCATGCAAAATGCTATATATGTATAACAAACTAAATTGATCATATATTTtgctcaaaaaaacaaaacaaaattgatcaTATATAAGCCATTGAAGGGTCTCACCCAATGTTCAAACTCCTCTTTAACTCATTGAGTCATCTATGAGTTAACTCGTCTAGTTCAAAAAACcctttggttttcttcttcattctttgaTCTTTTTTTAGTATTTCAATTTATCTTAGACACGTGTCATTGGCAAATTGGTCGATTATTTGCTAATGGACAACATTCGGTACAATCATTAACACtgcttttattatatatcaatGATAGCAAATCATTATATCAATTGTAAAAAGAGCAAAATCTATTACACACAGATGAAGTCACAATTTCAAACTTAGAAATCTTGACTTCAAgtcaagattttattttaaaaaagtgtgAACAGAGTGTATAATAAGAGTATGTCACTAGATTTATTGCACTTTGAAATTTTCCCATCAGGTGTTAACATATCATGTATTAGGATTTGGGACAGTAGGGTTAAAGATTTTTGGAAGATATTCAACCTCCAATGTTCAGCCAGCATTTGGAAAAGCTGTCAAGCTGTTTAGGAGGAACACCCTTTTGACAATCATTCTGTTTTCATGCCAAAATAAAGGAGAACTAGAAGCAGCTAATATGTTCCTCAGAACTGTCTCTTAATCTGGTACAAGATAAACTTGAAACTCAGATTCTCTGATTAATCGATTTTGTAATACTTATAGTTGCTTCTGTAGCATATTATCATAATACcaggggaaggaaaaaaaaatcgtttattagttattacaatCACTTCGTCCAATGAAAAGAACTCATGGGGAATAAATCCAGAGTGCATCTCCCTGGAATGATTTTCaatataaccaaaaaagaatCCACATTCAAACTACGTGAGAGAATATTAAGGCAGAGGCTAATAGTGACCCCAGAAAGGCTCATTTAATGGATGGATGCAGGTTAATATTTGTCACTTTCTGAGATTATAGTGGAGAAATAATTTCGTACTAACTCATCACAAAAGGTATACATTTGTAGACAGAATTAAATCTTATGTAAGATTCCTCCCATTGCATACATCAGAACTCAACTCGGGTATAAACTGCCACCTCAAAATGCAGACTAAACCTAACAAACCAATCACGAATAACATCCATATAGAAGTGTCTGAAAAAACTGATAGCATACTATCAATTCTGCAAATGCAATACCAGGAGCACGATGCAATATTagcaaaaatttatatttccATGCATGTCAAACTTCAACTTTCAATCTGTCGGCTACATCAGCCATTAAACAACATAGTCTAGCTTCTGATGCTAAACAACTAACCACTTCCCCCATGGATCTCAGCTCTTCATGGAATTCTGGATGCAAAATCAACGAAGAAAATTTTTCATCCAGCACCAATCCAGCACAGTTGATGACATCTTCAAGCTTAGGAACCCAACTGCAGGCCTTCAAACCTAACTTATATGATGCTTCAGGACATGGAACTGCTTGAGGAAATTGCTCGTACTTCTTCAACCACTTCCCCAAATACCGAATCAAATTCATCATCTCTTTACCATTCAAATTTCCAATCGATGACGATAATGTCACTGCATCAATATTTGAGGACGCCAGCAAATAGTGCAAACAAAGCTCTGATGCAGAGAACCCATCATGCGCCACCATAAGCAAAATTGAAGCCTCCTTCGCCAAACGCGCTTTCTTCCCGGTTACACTCCTTTCACTTGCTTTCTCAATTGCTGACAAAGCCTGCTTTTCCCATTCTTTCCTCACATCCACCATACTACCATAAGCATCTTTCGCCGGACAAAGAAAATACTTCAAAATGGCAAGTAATTCAGATGCCCCAAGATCCGATGCATGCTTAATACAAAGACATAACAAGTCTGACCTCTTCTTCGCCACAAATCTATTGACCAAATTCGAATAACAAGAATGATCAATAACCCCATTAATAATCAGAACCTCGACCAAATCCCAAATTTCAAAATCCACACACCCATCCAAAACCAAACCAGCAACATCTTTACCCATGAAAGACCCTAGCCGTTCAATCCAGGCCCGAGCATACCCACTTTCAGACGAATCAATCCCAATGGAAACACCAACTTTGTCCCTAATTTTCTCAAGAAACTGATTCAAAATCAGTAAAAACTCATCCTTATCAAAATCTATCGGGTTCTTGAGCTTCCGCTTTAGCTTAGTACAGAACTTTTTCCC
The Quercus lobata isolate SW786 chromosome 10, ValleyOak3.0 Primary Assembly, whole genome shotgun sequence DNA segment above includes these coding regions:
- the LOC115965853 gene encoding uncharacterized protein LOC115965853; the protein is MTLLEVIIKASANTESVASETEYPIVLNPDDVLLRPKLEDPNPTLLVNPVIGWQISQTDSEVIEMGKKFCTKLKRKLKNPIDFDKDEFLLILNQFLEKIRDKVGVSIGIDSSESGYARAWIERLGSFMGKDVAGLVLDGCVDFEIWDLVEVLIINGVIDHSCYSNLVNRFVAKKRSDLLCLCIKHASDLGASELLAILKYFLCPAKDAYGSMVDVRKEWEKQALSAIEKASERSVTGKKARLAKEASILLMVAHDGFSASELCLHYLLASSNIDAVTLSSSIGNLNGKEMMNLIRYLGKWLKKYEQFPQAVPCPEASYKLGLKACSWVPKLEDVINCAGLVLDEKFSSLILHPEFHEELRSMGEVVSCLASEARLCCLMADVADRLKVEV